In Ictidomys tridecemlineatus isolate mIctTri1 chromosome 16, mIctTri1.hap1, whole genome shotgun sequence, a single genomic region encodes these proteins:
- the LOC144371278 gene encoding uncharacterized protein LOC144371278, whose product MPCKCKECDKTFNKSSNLICRQLTHPGVMPYICKQFCKGFSQKTSLKNYQRIHMEEKPYQCKVCGKSFNTNSHLDRHNRIHTGEKLYKCKVCGKSFTQKSSLTQHQRIHTGEKPYKCKVCGMSFNIHSNLNRHNRIHTGEKPYKCKVCGKSFNTNSNLDCHNRIHTGEKPYKCKLCGKSFSQKSSVTQHQRIHTGEKPYKCKVCGKSFNTYSNLDRHNRIHTGEKPYKCKVCDKSFNINSNLDCHNRIHTGEKPYKCNVIGKSFSLKSSLTQHERIHTGEKPYKCKECAKAFNSTSQLNCHKRIHTGEKPYKCKLCGKSFSQKSSLTQHQQIHTGEKPYKCKECGKAFNQQSSLTRHQRTHTREKSYKCKEWQSF is encoded by the coding sequence atgccatgcaaatgcaaagaatgtgacaaaacttttaataaaagctcaaatcttATTTGTCGGCAGTTGACACACCCTGGAGTAATGCCCtatatatgtaaacaattttgcaaaggtttcagtcaaaaaacaagccttaaaaattaccagagaattcatatgGAAGAGAAGCCCTAccaatgtaaagtgtgtggcaaaagttttaatacaaactcgcatcttgatcgccacaacaggattcatactggagaaaagctctacaaatgtaaagtgtgtggcaagagtttcactcaaaaatcatcacttactcagcaccagcgaatccacactggagagaagccctacaaatgtaaagtgtgtggcatgagtTTTAATATACACTCGAATCTtaatcgccacaacaggattcatactggagagaagccctacaaatgtaaagtgtgtggcaagagttttaatacaaactcaaatcttgattgccacaacaggattcatactggagagaagccttacaaatgtaaattgtgtggcaagagtttcagtcaaaaatcatcagttactcagcaccagcgaatccacactggagagaagccctacaaatgtaaagtgtgtggcaagagttttaatacatactcaaatcttgatcgccacaacaggattcatactggagagaagccatacaaatgtaaagtgtgtgacaaaagttttaatataaactcgaatcttgattgccacaacaggattcatactggagagaagccctacaaatgtaatgtgattggcaagagttttagtctaaaatcatcacttactcagcatgagcgaatccacactggagagaagccctacaaatgtaaagagtgtgccaaagcttttaatagcacatcacagcttaattgtcacaaaaggattcatactggagagaagccctacaaatgtaaattgtgtggcaagagtttcagtcaaaaatcatcacttactcagcaccagcaaatacacactggagagaagccctacaaatgtaaagaatgtggcaaagcttttaatcaacaatcatcacttactcgacaccagagaacccatactagagagaagtcctataaatgtaaagaatggcaaagcttttaa